Proteins found in one Syngnathus acus chromosome 9, fSynAcu1.2, whole genome shotgun sequence genomic segment:
- the dnajb5 gene encoding dnaJ homolog subfamily B member 5 translates to MGKDYYKILGIPKGSNEEEIKKAYRRMALRFHPDKNTEANAEEKFKEIAEAYEVLSDPKKKLVYDQLGEEGFKTGGSSSSGAPGTTTHHYAFHGDPHATFASFFGGSNPFDVFFSVNRSHARPNGFSSHNEHGNDAEQDAELEEDDHLVHLGRQFGFAGGMKNSFPAEVRRRRGAPSESLKGARKQQDPPLVHELKVSLEEIFHGCTKHMKITRRRLNPDGRSLRTEDKILNIVIKKGWKEGTRITFPKEGDQTPENIPADIAFVLKDKGHAHFKRDGSNIIYNCKISLKEALCGCTLSIPTLEKRVISLPCRDIIKPGTVKRLRGEGLPFPKNPSQRGDLIVTFSVRFPDRIPPQSKEIIRLHLPPS, encoded by the exons ATGGGGAAAGACTACTACAAGATTCTGGGCATCCCCAAGGGCTCCAACGAGGAGGAGATCAAGAAGGCCTATCGGCGCATGGCCCTGCGCTTCCACCCTGACAAGAACACAGAGGCCAATGCCGAGGAGAAGTTCAAAGAGATCGCCGAGGCCTACGAGGTGCTCAGCGATCCCAAGAAGAAGCTCGTCTATGACCAGCTAGGGGAGGAAG gTTTCAAGACGGGAGGCAGCAGTTCCTCCGGTGCCCCTGGTACCACAACGCACCACTACGCCTTCCATGGAGACCCCCACGCCACCTTTGCTTCCTTCTTCGGCGGCTCCAATCCCTTTGATGTGTTTTTCAGCGTGAATCGCAGCCACGCCCGTCCCAACGGTTTCTCCTCCCACAACGAACACGGCAACGACGCCGAGCAGGACGCCGAGCTAGAGGAAGATGACCACCTTGTTCACTTAGGGAGGCAATTCGGCTTTGCGGGAGGGATGAAAAACAGCTTCCCGGCAGAGGTCCGCAGAAGAAGGGGCGCGCCTTCAGAGAGCCTGAAGGGAGCCCGAAAGCAGCAGGACCCCCCGCTGGTCCACGAGCTTAAGGTCTCACTGGAGGAGATCTTCCACGGCTGCACCAAGCACATGAAGATCACACGTCGCAGGCTGAACCCAGATGGGAGGAGCTTGAGGACGGAGGACAAGATTCTCAACATTGTGATTAAGAAGGGCTGGAAGGAGGGCACCAGGATCACCTTCCCTAAGGAGGGCGACCAGACCCCTGAAAATATTCCTGCTGACATTGCCTTTGTGCTCAAAGACAAGGGCCATGCCCACTTCAAGAGAGACGGTTCCAATATCATTTACAACTGCAAGATCAGTCTCAAAGAG GCGTTGTGCGGTTGCACCCTCAGCATCCCCACGCTGGAGAAGCGGGTCATCTCCCTGCCCTgccgtgacatcatcaaaccCGGGACAGTGAAGCGACTCCGAGGGGAGGGCCTGCCGTTCCCTAAGAACCCCTCACAACGCGGCGACCTCATTGTGACGTTCTCGGTACGTTTTCCCGACAGGATCCCACCGCAGTCCAAAGAGATCATCAGACTACACCTTCCTCCGTCGTAA
- the epg5 gene encoding ectopic P granules protein 5 homolog has translation MEAVRPKKTKAKLVRKHKRTEDKIIAAVCDDASTSEFISIPLCLPHQEPQEEKHEPTLISESKAQALDPHAESHEITSSQTELTSALTETLQPAPGSSQTAQASVQQIQQKENKGANVLVSELRGTSQVSCVSTHFDIKHVPSAPSLYPSVPALEEGSLLELHREAVKNCGKGPAVLALAEQESSPPSLQPLQSVAELSKNKLYPELPRTTTEVQPFSLEQLSVWEPGGGLRAWLEGVEACTTQFCALARQENHELAELLQNYWRCRRQLTQSHAQLHTQSSDCKSTQNRLWSFRDEQLTLQGVCADQSKVCGYHRFQQAEFNQSVLAELNKLFELRSELLHQKVALHAYTASLSRLQVESYLYRLLKDCSASQRQPCSIQPLKDAISVLFSFTRRVLDDTQFQADIHQWLEILVAVLLHVGGPGEHLFVLCHLLCCPAGVGKWAAPFLQIEVWENTCGVQDFMQALAILMSPARHRAEFLSHMKPCESLNSASSGPESGNWTLVDEGGEEDEDPESSWMLLCEDDLVTFMSQFPFGQLYSHMLGMSKHGVYEPQGYSSQKMMRVFAFASSLIEILALGLQTYNRARYRQLVKRIGRIIRMTLCYVSDHWAQYASVTGTSGSSSHVHSLPLEKLQVEYDHLFLRAVLHVLKNKRLGIWLFMSEMPYGTLSSSMLWRILYVMQCAETAGLETLSHSSDAQSCIQALREPEHQDRFELWLCEVNSSDGISLLTALAHMATPTQYSDPAFVTTVTLLIYQVSYVSMSTREIYSKVGRELLATIAAAHPYIISVLLERLRETIQAVGMVALYLCKELPLSLWRPEPEEICVIGAWLLQHPLSAVENRLACVILEGLNWGYSEDGSLALSSSLHSKVALLVAEAYQKYLTDKPYSGLISEGIKQVSYLASVLRLGVSPEASFSQWAWQLLLRLKLHANAQNPKGAWSVPALVSVPPAELTHSPSMHSVLRAVKAGIPIGAYLSIAMTTVGHSLEHFCTDGVSLLKSLIQSRHLRAAVHLLDTILPQIYPLSFYLVNNSQFVSCIQLFLQYDSVCPQGVTQHVTHRVAPLLTGTTYGDNVRLLNSVIQSHVVESSQPSCVGAAAVLEFWVGILTQQNLWYRDKTVLFLMDQLCCAAFTHHQEDCLLKLLHQLHKNALGYHGDRGLLSSLVGWIAGNATPSFIEGQSLSAEVWFAWLVLNMEGTFEEDSQLRRCVENELLSEPNISPEQALKRAQQRLKLPVTPSLQRLQVYRWAWQALATPPDHPLVPLVWQKFLQLYLRQPGPDYGMAAAGCIGRRFFQASSQATLLQDLRQRIQTISDFHHAASQALKVPPTRTASADHQDNQHPGSPSRSYLTSPQLHTELVRLFGVFAVWLDDETLQKQEVYLPSLPPEYEPHRLAQVMQQQQELWLEYVDQERLQYDKKEVLSLWEKVQSEPFFLQSQNSNFTDYTSFSNAKERIQSNLKKHPIPRPPPELQHMKSPVAEIPNVCLSDSKAAAELLQRDLSILQDQARIAVSREAQQVAMEQELLETLPLLYKNRPEQVTMTLECKGRGGQPCQGPANITVTCECVQRQEAVQTQITSLRRDIKNLQTDAMAPPPQSLAEAAVHTENFITALVNMYKSQKSPSVQQVGVSAFYQVVSYVCEDTLRHPPTRQYLSSCVEILGQVFIQGNAEECSRVLKTILEQSRLCPLISPFFTPNAAPAQLVFLYQDVVTSLHLDSADVIFMLLTKFDLSAWLNDAHPVFPERTRLLELVHGGLCVCGRDPESELLTPFHLFTKHWTSLLRYRFPDHYSDCLRLLLTSSSNQLLSPECWKVTMRVLGCSPPTRGGKNKPAQGFGGDISARASASPGSPHRSPITLSPQQVDETIDWLSDYFLRSRLSKPDLRSFGLYSAWSPYITEVVSFWDYLVSCLSSVSLSNCARDSVGSNRILKSLHDLHGKIVKLFKPWIFPLNTEDGSNLKCYPWLETDAAEAGRLVGLYAQTTDRLHQRFKDRLLPGQRGALWLSVMQYCESCTSPRTPEYLLYLHQSHLRNLPWRYLHPDTLLMEKLFNVERGSPKSCFLFMGEILCEVNWISVLSNHLHPPTESVSLPSSVDVQKKESHTMLVYLLYMLVFLAKEEPLLSQQDSPLLNLLIQCTSLPWHQLDLSSYQGVLGYVNTHYTPSLLLNTDSASQLLLKSLRSAAGLHPCPFEAAHTEETQKSVAYVCWCVQCLMALEQAGSISVSILETQLETLLESIVTFSPPEMGLEQRHMAFCSLFSAALAVLNGVGVPAGEALAVRVITWLDKKGRGFPILPLLTACSNCLASVSHMTRIMEACITAHFNHADDECVGWGPVLASLQVPELTVEDFLSESQSGGSFLTLHAFILQRLNAEHTAANERKTLALINTWTNQVLPSGPGNEAKLFLWWHKALNLSLEQLQPQAGHGELPGVVTGLLRLQSRLLQLGEERLNSGLLGAIGLGKKSPVSNKFRVVVRSLAAFLSVQVASENELRLQPTTGLQPSAKAQQMLAMLEAMLSNKYYAELENSLKKALQFIRYPGHCLKDGPRFLALLTNLLYPDLRYLHIMH, from the exons ATGGAAGCTGTGCGGCCCAAGAAGACCAAAGCAAAA CTGGTCAGGAAGCACAAAAGAACAGAAGACAAGATAATTGCTGCCGTTTGTGATGATGCTTCCACCTCTGAATTCATCAGCATCCCCTTATGCCTCCCACACCAAGAACCACAAGAGGAAAAGCATGAGCCCACTCTTATCTCCGAGTCTAAAGCTCAGGCATTAGATCCGCATGCAGAGTCTCATGAGATCACATCATCACAAACTGAATTAACATCAGCATTAACAGAGACATTACAACCCGCTCCAGGTTCATCACAAACAGCACAAGCCTCAGTGCAACAGATacaacagaaagaaaacaagggCGCAAACGTGTTGGTGTCCGAGCTTCGGGGCACATCTCAAGTGTCGTGTGTTTCAACACATTTTGACATCAAACATGTCCCAAGCGCTCCTTCACTATACCCATCTGTCCCGGCACTGGAGGAGGGATCCTTGCTAGAGCTTCACAGAGAAGCTGTAAAGAATTGTGGGAAAGGACCTGCAGTTTTAGCCCTTGCCGAGCAGGAATCTTCTCCTCCTAGTTTGCAGCCTCTGCAGTCTGTTGCTGaactttccaaaaacaaactcTATCCTGAATTGCCAAGAACCACAACAGAAGTTCAG CCGTTCTCTTTGGAGCAGCTGAGTGTTTGGGAGCCTGGAGGAGGTTTGCGAGCTTGGCTCGAAGGCGTTGAAGCATGCACAACGCAGTTTTGCGCGCTGGCTCGACAGGAGAACCACGAATTAGCTGAACTCCTGCAGAACTACTGGCGTTGTCGCAGACAGCTGACTCAGTCTCACGCACAATTGCACACACAGTCGTCCGACTGTAAAAGCACTCAAAATCGCCTGTGGAGCTTCAGAGATGAACAGTTAACACTCCAG GGTGTGTGCGCAGATCAATCCAAAGTGTGTGGATACCATCGCTTCCAGCAGGCAGAGTTCAATCAGAGCGTGCTGGCTGAGCTGAACAAACTTTTCGAACTTCGCAGTGAACTGCTCCATCAGAAGGTGGCCTTACATGCATACACTGCTTCGCTGTCTCGCCTCCAGGTGGAATCGTACTTGTACCGCCTATTAAAAG ATTGCTCAGCTAGCCAAAGACAGCCCTGTTCCATTCAACCATTGAAAGACGCCATCAGTGTCCTCTTTAGCTTCACAAGAAGAGTCCTTGATGACACACAGTTTCAGGCAGACATCCATCAGTGGTTGGAAATACTG GTGGCAGTGTTGCTGCATGTTGGAGGACCTGGAGagcatttgtttgtgttgtgtcatCTGCTGTGCTGTCCTGCTGGGGTGGGCAAGTGGGCTGCCCCTTTTCTTCAG ATTGAAGTATGGGAGAACACCTGTGGAGTGCAGGACTTCATGCAAGCGTTAGCAATTCTAATGTCGCCTGCTCG ACACCGCGCTGAGTTTTTGAGTCATATGAAACCATGTGAGAGCCTTAATTCAGCTTCATCTGGACCTGAGTCAGGCAACTGGACGCTTGTGGATGAAGGAGGAGAGGAG GACGAAGATCCAGAGAGCAGTTGGATGCTGCTGTGTGAAGACGACCTTGTCACCTTTATGTCCCAGTTTCCGTTCGGGCAGCTCTATTCACACATGCTGGGAATGAGCAAGCACG GTGTCTACGAGCCTCAGGGGTACTCCAGTCAGAAGATGATGCGTGTGTTTGCTTTCGCTTCCTCGCTTATTGAAATTCTCGCCCTTGGCTTACAAACCTATAACAGGGCTCGATACAGACAGTTAGTGAAACGAATCGGACGCATCATACG GATGACACTGTGTTACGTCAGTGATCACTGGGCACAATATGCGAGTGTGACTGGTACCAGTGGATCCAGCTCTCATGTCCACTCTCTGCCTCTGGAAAAGCTGCAGGTGGAATACGATCATCTTTTCCTCAGGGCTGTTCTTCATGTCCTCAAAAATAAGAG GTTGGGGATTTGGTTATTCATGTCTGAGATGCCGTACGGGACTTTGTCCAGCTCCATGCTTTGGAGAATCCTTTATGTGATGCAGTGTGCCGAAACAGCAGGATTGGAAACTCTAAGTCATTCTAGTGACGCTCAATCCTGCATTCAGGCTCTAAGAG AACCAGAACACCAGGACAGGTTTGAGCTGTGGTTGTGTGAGGTGAACAGCTCTGATGGTATCTCCCTCCTGACTGCACTGGCGCACATGGCCACACCCACTCAGTACTCGGATCCTGCCTTCGTCACAACCGTCACTTTGCTTATCTACCAG gTGTCCTACGTGAGCATGTCCACCAGAGAAATTTATTCTAAAGTTGGAAGAGAGTTGTTGGCTACAATAGCAGCGGCTCATCCCTACATTATCTCTGTGCTTCTGGAGAGGTTGAGAGAAACCATCCAAGCTGTGGGCATG GTGGCACTCTACTTGTGTAAAGAGCTTCCTCTGAGCCTGTGGCGTCCAGAACCAGAGGAGATATGTGTGATCGGAGCGTGGTTGCTCCAGCATCCTCTATCGGCTGTGGAGAATCGTCTGGCATGCGTTATACTGGAGGGTCTGAACTGGGGATACTCAGAG gaCGGATCCTTGGCTTTGTCGTCATCACTCCACAGTAAGGTGGCTCTGCTGGTTGCTGAGGCCTATCAAAAGTACCTGACTGACAAACCCTACAGTGGCCTGATATCAGAAGGGATTAAACAG GTGTCTTATCTTGCGAGTGTCCTTCGCTTAGGCGTGTCCCCTGAAGCGTCGTTCAGTCAATGGGCGTGGCAGCTTTTACTAAGGCTAAAGCTTCATGCCAATGCACAGAACCCAAAAGGGGCCTGGTCAGTACCTGCTTTAGTGTCAGTACCTCCTGCGGAATTAACACATTCTCCCAGCATGCACTCTGTTCTTCGAGCTGTAAAAGCAGGCATTCCTATTGGGGCATACCTGTCGATCGCCATGACGACAGTGGGACATAG CCTGGAGCACTTTTGCACTGATGGTGTCAGCTTGCTAAAGAGTTTGATTCAGTCTCGCCACCTGCGAGCTGCTGTGCATCTTCTGGATACCATCCTTCCTCAAATCTATCCACTCAGTTTCTACCTTGTCAACAACTCTCA GTTTGTGAGTTGCATTCAGTTGTTCTTGCAGTACGACAGCGTATGTCCTCAGGGTGTGACGCAGCACGTCACACACCGGGTAGCGCCACTCCTCACTGGAACAACCTATGGAGACAATGTCCGACTGCTGAACAGTGTTATTCAG AGCCATGTGGTTGAGAGTTCGCAGCCCAGTTGCGTTGGCGCTGCAGCCGTGCTGGAGTTTTGGGTGGGGATTTTGACACAGCAGAACTTGTGGTACCGGGACAAAACAGTGTTGTTCCTCATGGATCAgctgtgctgtgctgcatTCACACATCATCAGGAGGATTGTCTGCTGAAGCTCCTGCACCAACTACATAAG AATGCTTTAGGTTACCATGGAGATCGAGGTCTGCTCTCCTCTCTGGTTGGCTGGATTGCTGGAAACGCTACACCTTCTTTCATAGAGGGCCAATCACTGAGTGCAGAG GTTTGGTTTGCCTGGCTGGTGCTTAATATGGAGGGCACATTTGAGGAAGACTCTCAGCTCAGGCGCTGTGTTGAAAATGAGCTCCTGTCAGAACCCAATATCTCTCCAGAACAAGCCTTGAAG agggcccagcagaggctgaaGTTGCCAGTCACCCCATCTTTGCAGCGGCTACAAGTGTACCGTTGGGCCTGGCAGGCTTTAGccacgccccctgaccacccACTGGTACCTTTGGTTTGGCAGAAGTTCCTACAACTGTACCTCAGGCAGCCTGGTCCCGATTATGG AATGGCTGCAGCTGGATGCATTGGACGGCGATTCTTCCAAGCTTCCTCTCAAGCCACTTTGCTCCAAGATTTGAGACAGAGAATCCAAACCATATCTGATTTCCACCACGCAGCCAGCCAGGCCCTGAAAGTACCCCCGACACGCACGGCCTCAGCGGACCACCAAGACAACCAACATCCCGGCAGCCCCTCACGCTCTTacctcacctcacctcagTTACACACAGAGTTAGTCAG GTTGTTTGGTGTTTTTGCTGTGTGGCTGGATGATGAAACTCTTCAGAAGCAGGAAGTTTATCTTCCCTCACTTCCTCCCGAATATGAACCACACAGACTTGCACAGGTTATGCAGCAGCAACAG GAACTGTGGCTGGAGTATGTGGACCAAGAGCGTCTGCAGTATGACAAGAAAGAGGTTCTGTCCCTGTGGGAGAAGGTGCAGAGCGAGCCATTTTTCCTTCAAAGCCAAAACTCCAACTTCACGGACTATACAAGTTTCAGCAATG CAAAGGAGCGCATCCAGTCCAACTTGAAGAAGCATCCAATTCCACGTCCACCTCCTGAGCTCCAACACATGAAATCCCCAGTGGCAGAAATTCCCAACGTATGTCTCTCTGACTCCAAAGCTGCCGCTGAACTGCTGCAGCGGGACCTCAGCATACTGCAGGACCAAGCCAG GATTGCAGTATCACGTGAAGCCCAGCAAGTGGCAATGGAACAGGAGCTTCTGGAGACTCTTCCTTTGCTTTACAAGAACCGCCCAGAGCAAGTGACCATGACCCTTGAATGTAAAGGCAGGGGAGGGCAACCATGCCAGGGTCCAGCTAACATCACCGTCACG TGTGAGTGTGTCCAACGACAAGAGGCAGTGCAAACTcaaataacgtcactgagaaGGGACATCAAGAACCTTCAAACTGATGCCATGGCTCCGCCACCTCAAAGCCTGGCTGAAGCTGCTGTCCATACAGAGAACTTTATCAC GGCTCTGGTGAACATGTACAAATCACAAAAATCCCCATCAGTGCAGCAAGTTGGCGTGTCAGCCTTCTATCAGGTGGTCTCTTATGTGTGTGAAGACACACTACGTCATCCGCCGACACGCCAATATCTCTCCTCATGTGTGGAGATACTAGGACag gTGTTCATCCAGGGCAACGCTGAAGAATGCAGCCGCGTGCTGAAGACCATCTTGGAGCAAAGTCGTCTTTGCCCTCTCATATCTCCTTTTTTCACGCCTAATGCAGCCCCTGCCCAGCTGGTCTTCCTCTACCAAGATGTGGTGACGTCACTACACCTTGATAGCgcagatgtcatttttatgctGCTCACCAAG TTTGATTTGTCGGCCTGGCTCAATGATGCACATCCCGTCTTTCCCGAGCGGACCCGTTTGCTAGAGCTAGTCCACGGCGGTCTTTGTGTCTGCGGCCGAGACCCCGAATCGGAACTTCTCACCCCTTTTCACCTTTTCACCAAACACTGGACCTCACTTTTACGCTACCGCTTCCCAGACCACTACAGCGATTGTCTGCGTCTGCTCTTGACCA GCTCCTCAAACCAGTTACTGAGTCCAGAATGCTGGAAGGTGACGATGCGAGTGCTCGGCTGCTCACCTCCAACCCGCGGCGGCAAAAACAAACCCGCCCAAGGTTTCGGTGGTGACATCTCTGCCCGCGCTTCGGCATCGCCTGGTTCTCCCCACAGATCACCAATTACCCTTTCTCCTCAGCAG GTGGATGAGACAATAGATTGGCTTAGTGATTATTTCTTGCGCAGTCGTCTCAGCAAGCCTGACCTGCGTAGTTTTGGCCTCTACTCTGCCTGGTCTCCTTACATCACTGAGGTTGTTTCTTTCTGGGACTACTTGGTCAGCTGTCTAAGCAGCGTGTCACTCAGCAACTGTGCCAGAGACTCAGTGGGCAGCAATAGAATATTGAAAA GTCTTCATGACTTGCACGGTAAAATTGTGAAGTTATTCAAGCCTTGGATCTTCCCCCTGAACACTGAAGATGGAAG CAATCTCAAGTGCTATCCATGGCTGGAGACGGATGCAGCTGAAGCAGGACGTCTGGTCGGCCTCTATGCTCAAACCACCGACAGACTGCATCAGAGATTCAAAG ACCGCCTATTGCCCGGCCAGAGAGGTGCCCTGTGGCTTAGTGTGATGCAGTACTGTGAGAGCTGCACCTCTCCACGGACACCAGAGTACCTGTTGTACCTGCACCAGTCTCACCTGCGCAACCTGCCGTGGAGATACTTGCATCCTGACACGCTGCTTATGGAGAAGCTCTTCAAT GTGGAGAGAGGAAGTCCCAAAAGCTGCTTTTTGTTTATGGGGGAGATTCTATGTGAAGTCAACTGGATCAGCGTCCTCAGCAACCACTTACACCCACCCACAGAATCCGTAAGCCTTCCGTCCAGTGTGGACGTTCAGAAGAAGGAATCGCACACCATGCTAGTGTATCTGTTATACATGCTGGTTTTTCTGGCAAAAGAGGAGCCGCTCCTCAGCCAACAG GACTCCCCGCTTCTCAATCTGTTGATCCAATGCACATCGTTGCCTTGGCACCAGCTGGATCTGTCATCCTACCAAGGGGTTCTGGGATATGTCAACACTCACTACACTCCCTCGCTGCTTCTTAACACAGATTCTGCATCTCAGTTGTTGCTGAAATCACTGCGTAGTGCTGCTGGACTTCACCCCTGCCCTTTTGAAGCCGCTCACACG GAGGAGACGCAGAAGTCGGTCGCGTACGTGTGCTGGTGTGTGCAGTGTTTAATGGCTCTGGAGCAAGCGGGCAGCATTAGTGTGAGCATCCTGGAGACACAGCTGGAGACGCTGTTGGAAAGCATCGTCACGTTCAGCCCACCAG AAATGGGTTTGGAGCAGAGGCACATGGCATTCTGCAGCCTTTTCAGCGCGGCACTGGCTGTGCTCAATGGAGTCGGCGTCCCTGCAGGCGAAGCCCTCGCAGTTCGTGTCATCACCTGGTTGGACAAGAAGGGGAGGGGCTTTCCGATTCTGCCTCTCCTCACTGCTTGCTCCAACTGTCTGGCCTCAGTGAGTCACATGACACGAATCATGGAGGCGTGCATCACAGCCCACTTTAATCACG CTGACGACGAGTGTGTTGGCTGGGGTCCCGTGCTGGCATCGCTGCAAGTGCCCGAGCTCACAGTGGAAGACTTTCTCTCTGAGAGCCAATCAGGAGGCAGCTTCCTCACGCTCCATGCCTTCATTCTGCAGCGCCTTAACGCCGAACACACGGCAGCCAATGAGAGGAAGACCCTGGCTCTAATCAACACATGGACCAATCAGGTTCTTCCCAG TGGGCCCGGTAATGAAGCCAAGCTGTTTCTGTGGTGGCACAAAGCACTGAATCTGTCACTGGAGCAGCTGCAGCCTCAAGCGGGCCACGGTGAATTACCAGGGGTGGTCACGGGTCTGTTGAGGTTGCAAAGCAGGCTGCTTCAGCTCGGAGAAGAAAGACTCAACTCTGGACTACTCGGGGCCATCGGTCTTGGGAAGAAGTCCCCTGTTTCCAACAA ATTTAGGGTGGTGGTCCGCAGCTTGGCAGCATTCCTCTCCGTGCAGGTAGCATCGGAAAATGAGCTCCGACTTCAGCCTACCACTGGCTTGCAACCCTCTGCAAAAGCACAGCAG ATGTTGGCAATGCTTGAAGCCATGCTCAGCAATAAGTACTACGCTGAATTGGAAAACTCGTTGAAAAAAGCCCTTCAGTTCATCCGCTACCCAGGTCATTGTCTCAAAGATGGACCTCGATTCCTGGCCCTGCTGACAAACCTGCTCTACCCTGACCTCAGATACTTGCACATTATGCATTGA
- the LOC119126851 gene encoding protein limb expression 1-like, producing the protein MTMNKEEDEDSFMSYLSQNNIELSPKDFNVVAMLHNFWEQKQVGHVEGSSPGSDGSVRDAAGQIRTLLLYESAACPGPPFVCYVTLPGGSCFGNYKLCNTQAEARRDAARVALMNSLVNELPCRRICPQFIAQSLQQATIDTNVSIADAKDSNTHIGTYSLLLHSYMGRTMLEFQEMMTVFQLLHWNGTLKTLRERQCSRQSVIAYYNKRGLDEYMRSSMALDWLGREQRSPGQLGEELQLAQRELLLARRRGIELRFYKEKTGILTLALSQAYIHHAPEVYSQTHDNKDEQVPLLTMFSHGREVPIKSSCSPSPTRHEHTDPADCKICGRNVPSECSSTCSLCTHMHSLNQNFEDT; encoded by the exons ATGACCATGAAtaaagaggaagatgaggacaGTTTCATGTCTTACTTGTCCCAGAACAACATTGAGCTCAGCCCAAAAGACT TCAATGTAGTGGCCATGCTCCATAACTTCTGGGAACAGAAGCAAGTGGGTCACGTAGAGGGATCCTCCCCTGGATCAGATGGTTCTGTGAGGGATGCAGCGGGCCAGATAAGAACCCTGCTCCTATATGAATCTGCTGCTTGCCCTGGTCCACCGTTTGTCTGCTATGTCACACTGCCAGGAGGAAGTTGCTTTGGCAACTATAAG CTGTGCAACACTCAGGCAGAGGCCCGTCGCGATGCTGCCCGAGTGGCCCTGATGAACTCGCTTGTCAATGAGCTGCCTTGTCGACGCATCTGCCCTCAATTTATCGCTCAGAGTCTGCAGCAGGCCACCATAGACACTAAC GTTTCTATAGCAGATGCAAAAGATTCAAACACACATATAGGCACATACAGTCTGCTTCTCCACTCTTACATGGGAAGGACCATGCTGGAGTTCCAG GAGATGATGACAGTTTTTCAGTTGCTGCACTGGAATGGAACCCTAAAAACTCTGAGAGAAAGGCAATGCTCTCGTCAG AGTGTTATTGCCTATTACAACAAGCGTGGTCTTGACGAGTATATGCGCAGTAGCATGGCTCTGGACTGGCTTGGGCGGGAGCAGAGATCACCGGGTCAACTGGGGGAAGAGCTGCAGTTGGCGCAAAGGGAACTGCTGCTGGCCCGACGTCGGGGCATCGAGCTGCGGTTCTATAAGGAAAAGACAGGCATTCTCACCTTGGCTCTCAGTCAAGCATATATTCACCACGCGCCTGAAGTCTACAGCCAGACACATGATAACAAGGACGAACAAGTTCCCTTGCTAACAATGTTCTCCCACGGGAGAGAAGTGCCGATAAAGTCATCCTGCAGTCCATCACCAACCCGTCATGAACACACAGATCCAGCAGATTGTAAAATTTGTGGTAGGAACGTTCCCTCTGAGTGTTCCTCAACCTGCTCGCTTTGCACTCACATGCATTCACTCAACCAGAATTTCGAGGATACATGA